One Hevea brasiliensis isolate MT/VB/25A 57/8 chromosome 5, ASM3005281v1, whole genome shotgun sequence genomic region harbors:
- the LOC110652425 gene encoding myb-related protein 2 isoform X1, translated as MYHHHHQNRGKSVHSSSRMPIPPERYLFLQGGNGPGDSGLVLSTDAKPRLKWTPDLHERFIEAVNQLGGADKATPKTVMKLMGIPGLTLYHLKSHLQKYRLSKNLHGQAISGSSKIGATAVASDRMSEANGTHINNLSIGSQTSNSLHISEALQMQIEVQRRLHEQLEVQRHLQLRIEAQGKYLQAVLEKAQETLGRQNLGTMGLEAAKVQLSELVSKVSTQCLNSAFSELKELQGLRPQQTQTTPPTDCSMDSCLTSCEGSQKEEIHNTGMGLRPYTGNALLEAKEMADDHMLRPTELKWGVNLKENKMFLSPVGNNTESRIFSAERSSGDLSMRVGLQGESGNTSSSFTEGRYKGRNDDGNFPEQTNQRTDSVKLQNENVSPGYRLPYFATKLDLNSHDEIDAASSCKQIDLNGLSWN; from the exons atgtatcatcatcatcatcaaaacCGAGGAAAGAGCGTCCACTCCTCTTCAAGAATGCCAATCCCTCCTGAAAGGTATTTGTTCCTACAAGGTGGGAATGGCCCTGGAGATTCTGGACTTGTCCTCTCAACTGATGCAAAGCCTCGACTAAAATGGACACCAGATCTCCACGAGCGGTTCATAGAAGCAGTCAATCAGCTTGGAGGAGCAGACA AAGCTACTCCAAAAACAGTTATGAAACTTATGGGGATTCCAGGACTTACCTTATATCATCTAAAGAGTCATCTACAG AAGTACAGGCTCAGCAAGAATCTGCATGGTCAAGCTATTAGTGGAAGCAGCAAAATCG GTGCTACTGCTGTGGCAAGTGATAGAATGTCTGAAGCAAATGGTACTCATATAAACAATTTAAGCATTGGATCCCAAACGAGCAA CAGCTTACACATCAGTGAAGCACTGCAAATGCAAATTGAAGTGCAGAGAAGGCTACATGAGCAGCTTGAG GTACAAAGACATTTACAGCTTCGCATAGAGGCTCAAGGAAAATACCTACAAGCAGTGCTAGAGAAAGCACAGGAGACTCTTGGAAGGCAGAATTTAGGTACCATGGGACTTGAAGCGGCCAAAGTTCAACTTTCTGAACTAGTGTCCAAAGTATCCACTCAATGCCTGAATTCAGCATTTTCAGAGCTGAAGGAACTGCAGGGTCTCCGCCCCCAGCAAACACAAACAACTCCACCCACCGATTGTTCAATGGACAGCTGCCTGACCTCCTGTGAAGGATCTCAAAAGGAAGAAATACACAACACTGGAATGGGGTTGAGACCCTATACTGGAAACGCTCTCTTGGAGGCAAAAGAAATGGCAGATGATCACATGCTACGTCCAACTGAACTAAAGTGGGGTGTAaacctaaaagaaaataaaatgttcCTTTCCCCAGTGGGAAACAATACAGAAAGCAGAATTTTTTCTGCAGAAAGAAGCTCTGGCGATTTATCCATGAGAGTTGGACTCCAAGGTGAAAGTGGGAACACAAGTAGTAGCTTTACTGAGGGAAGATATAAGGGAAGGAATGATGATGGCAATTTCCCTGAACAGACTAACCAGAGGACAGATTCAGTTAAACTACAGAATGAGAATGTTTCACCAGGATATAGATTGCCTTACTTTGCAACAAAACTAGATCTAAATTCCCATGATGAAATCGATGCCGCTTCAAGTTgcaaacaaattgacttgaatggtCTCAGCTGGAACTGA
- the LOC110652425 gene encoding myb-related protein 2 isoform X2: MYHHHHQNRGKSVHSSSRMPIPPERYLFLQGGNGPGDSGLVLSTDAKPRLKWTPDLHERFIEAVNQLGGADKATPKTVMKLMGIPGLTLYHLKSHLQKYRLSKNLHGQAISGSSKIGATAVASDRMSEANGTHINNLSIGSQTSNLHISEALQMQIEVQRRLHEQLEVQRHLQLRIEAQGKYLQAVLEKAQETLGRQNLGTMGLEAAKVQLSELVSKVSTQCLNSAFSELKELQGLRPQQTQTTPPTDCSMDSCLTSCEGSQKEEIHNTGMGLRPYTGNALLEAKEMADDHMLRPTELKWGVNLKENKMFLSPVGNNTESRIFSAERSSGDLSMRVGLQGESGNTSSSFTEGRYKGRNDDGNFPEQTNQRTDSVKLQNENVSPGYRLPYFATKLDLNSHDEIDAASSCKQIDLNGLSWN; this comes from the exons atgtatcatcatcatcatcaaaacCGAGGAAAGAGCGTCCACTCCTCTTCAAGAATGCCAATCCCTCCTGAAAGGTATTTGTTCCTACAAGGTGGGAATGGCCCTGGAGATTCTGGACTTGTCCTCTCAACTGATGCAAAGCCTCGACTAAAATGGACACCAGATCTCCACGAGCGGTTCATAGAAGCAGTCAATCAGCTTGGAGGAGCAGACA AAGCTACTCCAAAAACAGTTATGAAACTTATGGGGATTCCAGGACTTACCTTATATCATCTAAAGAGTCATCTACAG AAGTACAGGCTCAGCAAGAATCTGCATGGTCAAGCTATTAGTGGAAGCAGCAAAATCG GTGCTACTGCTGTGGCAAGTGATAGAATGTCTGAAGCAAATGGTACTCATATAAACAATTTAAGCATTGGATCCCAAACGAGCAA CTTACACATCAGTGAAGCACTGCAAATGCAAATTGAAGTGCAGAGAAGGCTACATGAGCAGCTTGAG GTACAAAGACATTTACAGCTTCGCATAGAGGCTCAAGGAAAATACCTACAAGCAGTGCTAGAGAAAGCACAGGAGACTCTTGGAAGGCAGAATTTAGGTACCATGGGACTTGAAGCGGCCAAAGTTCAACTTTCTGAACTAGTGTCCAAAGTATCCACTCAATGCCTGAATTCAGCATTTTCAGAGCTGAAGGAACTGCAGGGTCTCCGCCCCCAGCAAACACAAACAACTCCACCCACCGATTGTTCAATGGACAGCTGCCTGACCTCCTGTGAAGGATCTCAAAAGGAAGAAATACACAACACTGGAATGGGGTTGAGACCCTATACTGGAAACGCTCTCTTGGAGGCAAAAGAAATGGCAGATGATCACATGCTACGTCCAACTGAACTAAAGTGGGGTGTAaacctaaaagaaaataaaatgttcCTTTCCCCAGTGGGAAACAATACAGAAAGCAGAATTTTTTCTGCAGAAAGAAGCTCTGGCGATTTATCCATGAGAGTTGGACTCCAAGGTGAAAGTGGGAACACAAGTAGTAGCTTTACTGAGGGAAGATATAAGGGAAGGAATGATGATGGCAATTTCCCTGAACAGACTAACCAGAGGACAGATTCAGTTAAACTACAGAATGAGAATGTTTCACCAGGATATAGATTGCCTTACTTTGCAACAAAACTAGATCTAAATTCCCATGATGAAATCGATGCCGCTTCAAGTTgcaaacaaattgacttgaatggtCTCAGCTGGAACTGA